GACTTCACCTCACCTGGTCGTGCATTTTTGAATTGGTGCTAGGCTTCGTCCCACCCCTTCAAcatacatttttgatttggtgtggctcggcttcttCTTTCGCcgacatatttttgatttggtgtttgtTAGATCTTACTGATCACAGTCCGTCGTACCCCATCGCGATTTTTAATTTTGGTGTACTACGTGTACAGATGAGTAGGTGACAATCAAAACCGGAATCACGGTATACATCAGTCTAAGTGAATAAACCTTTATCAATTTTTAGTAGAGCATTTTGTATTAATTTCTTCTACTTTTGGTCCAATTTTTGTGAATTATTTCAGAACTACAAATGCTCATACCAAAAACCCAGTGTAGTTGCTTCGATTAAAAAATTAGCCTTAATCATTAGTTAACAAAATCTTTGGAACAGAATGAACATGATTAAAAAATCACTTCTTCTATTTTATTTtgatcaatttttatttatgcACTCAACTTGAACCAAAATTCCCTTCTTCCATACAGAACAATATGATAGTATAATCTAGCTACAGAAGATCCTAGGAACCAACTTGGAGATACTACCTTGTACCTTTAACATACTTAGACAATATAAAAGTAGCCAAATTTAACAAATACTAAATGATGTCAGAAACAAACCTCCATTGCAACATGTGCATCTACAATTGCTAGGTGAAACACTCACAAAGATTACCTTCACATTACAAATCATCATTAGTTATgtgtaaaaacacacacaaatgGAAACACACAATTAAATAATCTCTAGATGCATATAAGCTCCCCATACATGGATTCAAAAATATAGCTTCACTTGGTCGCTCTTTCGCTTTGGAATAATCGTTTTTCTTGCATTTGATTAAATTCTTCATCCATGCATCCACAACAATACTAACACTTGAAAAAATACTACATCCTTCATAGTAATTATGCATCCATGCACATAAATAATTACATTATTGTGATTCATATATGTATCGGCAACACATTTAGTCCAATGGAAAAATCAGTAATCAAAATATGAGAAAAAGAAGATTATCAATTAAcatataaataatcaaaatatgagAAAAAAACGCAGAGAAATAAAAGTATACAAATCAAAGTGCATAAGGTACTTACAATACCattgttaattttcttttttttatgtatatTAACGGAATGGGATAGTGCGTTCAAATGTTGATAAATTAATGATTGGTAGCACTGCCGAGTTTTTTACCTGATCTTTCAATTTTGTATTTCACCAACAACTTTATTTTTGCATTCAGTGTATGCCAAATAATACCATCCAACGTCTGCTAGTATGTTGCAGTTTCCTTGTACATAATTATATTCATTTCCTTCAACACGTGCATAAAAGAAAGATCAGATTTAGCGACATATCTTAGATTGGGGAAGCTAAACCGGTGACAGCACCTGTTGGACATTCTTATGTAAAACCATAGTCTATAATGTTAAGATACTTATCATATTCTATATGTAACTGACCTATAGTTGATTTCGGTCAGCTCTGGTATTACATCAACAATCATGCAAAACATAAATAGTATAAAGAAAACTTCCGGTCCATTAATGATACGTCTGAGTGATAAAGAAACCTCCCAGTTCATTATGATGCCATACCAAATCTGTAGTAGGTGCATTATGCACACATATGTTAAGGCATTGACATTATTTTAAGTGGTTGCGGGAAGCAGGTTCTACTAAAATTTGATGACACACAAATAATTTTGGTAGGATTAGGTTTCAAACACTTGCAAGCAAACCATAAGTAAATATCCTGTGTAACTTAGTACTTTCGCGCTTAACAATGACAATTTTAGTCTAAATGTTGTTATCTCTGATGGATACCCACAGTATGAGTATAACTCGTATGCACATTGTCGATTTACTCTCAAATGTACATAAGCTACATTAAATAAGCACCAGCAATAAAAATAATTAGGTTTTGCACATATATATATCAATGTCAAAATAATATGGTCTAGAATTCCTAGGTTCAAGATTTCCAACGGTCTACATTAAACAGACATGAAGATTTTACCACTGTTACCTCAATCAGACAGGTTGCACTTGGTAGAATGAAAAATGATATTGAATTTCGATAATATGCACACGTAGGATTGTCAGCAAGCACCTACAAAATCTAATGAAGCGAGTTAAATCCAATATCGGAGACAGTTtgcaaaaaacaaagaaaaggatTACATCTAAAATTTAAAATCTCTAATCTTCCCTAAGAAAAACTTAATATCGGACTTGAACCCTATTAACCCAAACTAGTATATGAAAAACAGAAAAATCATTGCATTAGCATATGGTATTTGTCACTCACCTTGGTTTTGAACAGTGGTGGCTAGTCCTTATCCCTGCAAAGTAAAAATTTTGGATCGTTTACTTTGGATGTTAAGTTATAATTTTGGTCCAAAGCAACCTATAGAGACTCATCCAACCTATTGGAGTTGCAGTTATGTCCATATCTCTAACTCTGCACTTTGGTTCTTGCAGCCGAGGAAATGTTAAACCAGCATTTTAAATTTGATTCTAACTGAGGGTTCGAGATATCTTACCAGTCAGATAAGTGTTGTTGAGGCTCGATTGCAggtcatcgaaatcgataaaagAAAAGTTAAGAAAGTAACTATAACCCTCGTGGAACAATGGCTCAAACTTCCATATAAGGTTCTTAGGTACCACCCATGTATGATTCACCACCCTGCAATGACAAAAATATTAGTATGAATACAAGTTATTGAAAGAATTACAAAATGCATGACATTCTTCCATGAACTATAATCCAAGCACCAAAGTAGCATCATCCGTTTCcatacaaaacaaataacaaaccCATAACATGTTGCCCCGAATTACTCATCAGTAGTTGAAAACTATACTCAGGCCTCACCGGCATAAATTGCTCCATTCCAAAATTGATGATATCACATATATTAAAATAACTCATTCTAATGGCGGCATAAACTTTGCTATCACTGGAATAAACACGATAgagaaagacaaaaaaaatagTTCACATGATGCTGAATAGATGAATGTAAAATACAATTAGGGCGTATATGAGAAATCAGGTACTCACCAATTCCAGGATTACCTAATAAGGGAGATAAAATTCTAATTGTGAGATAATTCTAGGGCGTCtcaattcaatcaatcaatcttGAGAATCagaaaaccctagttattaaacTTTGAGTCAACAACATTTAGAAAGATCTTAAATTGAATTGAACATAAATAAATTCGTTAAAAATTATATGATTACTGCAATTCAGAAAACTAAAATTCAGAAAGAATTCAAAGGAGAACATGATCTGGAGAAGTAAACCcaacttacaaaataaaaaactgaGTGTGTTCAGTAAAAATAAGAACATGTGATGAAAAAATCGTACCTGATCTGGATTACGTATTTGTTTCAGGATTCTCTTCCTAGAACCCAACTTCACTACAACTGCAACCTTCCCTGTAGAATGAAACTCAAAAAGAAAAACCCTACAGAAACGTAATAATGGACATGAAGAACAAAGAGATTAGAGCAGGTTATGAGATCagaaaaccaatcaaaaacaggCATTCAAAACATGATCCGGATCAAAGACGCGGGATTTTAAGATGAAATAATAAGAGATCAATGGTTTGGTTTTAGGGTTTCGGCTTTCTTGTATTTTTTCTAAATATGTGAACCCTAATTAATATATTGATTTCTCAAGACATCATCAAAATCCTGTTGTTATGTATATGTGCCCTACTTCTTCGATCCTGTTAATCAATAACACAATGAGAATTCAAGATAAAATAAATCTAAGGAGAACAGAGAAGGAAAGAGGCGAGAGATGGAGGGTTTTTAGGTTTTGTtctacgttttttttttgttttttttttctctcgattttttttctttttattttcctggattttgtttttttttctcggATAAATTTGTTAATTTTGTGAGTAGAAATCGCTTTTTCTCTCCTTTGTGAGTAGAAATCTTTTTTCgggataataaataaaaaaatttctttatttctctcctttgaggaaaagtgaaaGGGAGCAATTCTGTGAGAGGATGacggtcaccgttcaacgtggagcctaaggagcttaggattttaaaggagttagatgcaGGAGCATTGCAAATTTTACAGAAATCTCGGCGCGTATCATTGAGCATTTTAATGCAAAGAATCCAGATTAGAATTAAAACTATGATTTTATGGAGACATAAATGTACCTTTTAGTACAAAGTAAGATTTAGAAAATTGAATTTATTGAAATTACTGTGCTAACAATGTTTAAAGAGCCATACTTTTCGATATTTACATACATTATTTTCTAAGAGGTGCAAGTATATAATTACAAAATCCAGTGATCCAATACACCACGTCTTTTAGGAATGTGGCTCTCCTTGCAGTAACATTCGTAATAAAAGCAAGCTTCACTTTACCCCAGGCTCTCCGGTGTTTATATTAGTACTTCCCACGGACTTTGGTACACTTGTGGCAATAATGAAAATCTAATGTTTTTGATCCACAATGCAAAGTCTCGAGTCTCAACTACAAACCCATGATATCATCTATAGCAAAGatcttgaagaagaaagaagaaatgatTTGATGAAGGAACTCATGAGGTATGACCTCTGATTGTGCTTCTAATTGTGCTGGCCATACTTCTTGTTCTCTAGATTGTGGGGTCAATCCTTGTGAAAATGTGCATGGACCATAGATCTACAACAAGAAGTATGGCCACCGCAATCAGAAGCACATCGTTTACTCATGAGGTTCCAGAGCTTGCCAGTGATGCATGTCAACAAAAAATTGAATCAAGGAACCCGAATTTGGAAGATAACGGAACAGTGGAAGAAACATCAACGTAAAATTCGTTATACGGAACTCAACTGGATTTACAAGCATGCCTAGGATGGTAAGTGTCTTATACCTGATGTTTATCCTAGTGCTTCAGTTGATTTTGCTTGGTTGCTTGAAGAAAAAGGGAAAGAAGCATTGTCAGAACTCAAAAAATCTCGAAAACTAGCAAACTACACCTGCAAATACTATGTACTTCCATATTTACTACACCCAATGCTAGTGATGCCAATACTGCTGCTATCCCTAGCTATTAATCGTAGTACTGATTCTAAATCATACACCAAGCACTTGAAAAACGTTGCTAGTGATTCAGAAACGGGGAAGAGAAAGATTTGTGTGAGCCTATATCGGGATCAAACCTGTGACCTCAAGGTCGGAATCTTGCTTGAATTAAATTGCTAACCAGTTTGATCTTTATAGACTCTTTGGTTGTTGCTATAAACCAATGAACATATATCTTTCTCTTGAATTTGAAGTTTTTATAAATATATATGTGGGATAGAAGAAACATATACATATTCACGGTTATTTGTAGCAAACAATGAAAAAAGGACAAACAATGAGGATCGCCTACAAAAAACCTCAGTACTGAACTAAAATGGTGAACAAAAAGAGTTTATGCTCAATTTATAGATGTAAATCCTTACAAGAAAAAGTTTTGAGTTGTTCAGGATCCAGGGTTCATTCATCCAAGGTCGAAACATGATCACACGttaaaaaaattcataaaggGTTCAAGTTCAACGCACTTGTCTCTGTGCAGGTTAAGGTTCATTGTAACTATAAAAATATTTGATGTTCACAGTAAGTACAAAGGGGAAGAACTAAAATTAATGGTGGCATAGGGAGGATCTGAAAGTATCGAAGATCCCAGTTAAAGATTTAGCAAATCTGATctaaaattaagaaattaatgCTGAGATCTGGATATCTAATGCTCGTAGTAATTAAAAAGAAACTCGACTAAGATTATCAAGTTAAGCGTTGAAAACCCTTCAATATTTAAGCAATATTGTGAGAATTTAGAAATTAAATCTATTAAACCAATTAAGTGCGAATCAGATATTTAAGAAATTAATAGAGGTGTAACTGCATTGTGCTTACGAATTCATGCTCATGGTTAAGGTTTACTCTGCCGCTTAACAGGAAAAAGGCTCTCCACATATAATTTAACCTTCGAATGCTCAAGAAAATTTGAGAGCATGTCTCCACTAATTTCTATCTTCCTGAAACTCTTGTTTTTCCAATTGAAACAATGTAGAGAATCGTCATCCAGAACTCCATTCCACAAAGTCTTGCatatgattatttcttccgttCCTAAAACTGGTATAAACTGCAACTGCCACTCGCTACCCGACAAATAAGAAGGTAATTCAACAATCACTTCAGTCCAGTTATGATAATCATCTAATAATGCTAGCTTGACACTGTTGGAATTCATGCTGAATAACAAAGCTAAGCGTCCATCCAATTCTGTTAAACCAATATTATCAGTACAGTTTTGTCGCTGGTTGAGAATAGAACTTGGGATTATGACTGATCTAAACTTTTCGGTATCAACATCAAATGCTACAATGAATTTAGGCCCGTTAATATCTGTTTCATGAGTTTCCTTCATGAGCATCTCAGTTCTGAAGTATATAACACCATTCACATAAACAGAAGCTCCACGAATTCCAACGTCATATTGCGGGACTTCATCAATCTTTCTCCACTTATTGTCTCCTACAGTCAGCACTTCGCAAAATACATTGGAAACGGGGATATTGTCCGTAGATGATATGCTCCATATACAAATCGCTTTGTGCACCTTTGTGGCAGGACaaaatcccaattcataattCACAGGGAATCTCTTGGACCAGACGATACTAGAATTTTCTACATTTAATTTGCTTAATggtgttgattgaattgaatgtGTTATTTCTTGGGTGCTGACATTCAATATACGGAGCTCAGCATCGATTTCGTCAAGCAAACCGATCATGCCATTTACCGGTCCCAATATTAGTTTATTAGACCAATCCTCTTCCATTACTATGGCGTCAACTGATACTGCGGATATTGCTCGGTCTCTTCCTTCAACCAATAACTCAGCTGTCAACAAAATCTGGTTAGTAATACCCTCTAGACCTACGCGGTCATGACCAGATATTAAGAGACGTGGCCGTGTTTTCGACCGAGCAAGGTGTTGATGAATTAAGTATTCGTCTTGTTCAATCAAGAATTGCCAACGCTTACATACGCACTTGAGTCGCATAAGTGGCTTTACACGTAATCTGCTAAGTATCTCGCTCACTATCAATTGTTCACCAATATCGCACGGATTAAAACCATCATCACTTCCCTTCATCCTCTGATCGGTACGAACGTGATCCTCGTTGAGTTTTCTTTTGAGACAAAAGAACGGATTTCCCATACCTGTTTCTAGGTTAACATGGTTTGCAGCAGTATCCATCATTCCGCTTGGGAGTCGTTTATAATGAGCAACTAATGTTCCGTATGATTAAACAGTAATAGACGAATCGCCGAGTTTTCTCAAAATTCCTTCTAGACAACCCTAGTTAACTTAAGAATACACAAGTGGATCCAATAATATATGAAAATAATTGgaaataaagaagaataaggaaTCAATGATACATACCAAATCAGCGGGCAGAAACACCAGTCTTAAGCAAACAAAACGACTCCAGCCTAGGCTAGGGCTATTAATGATTGGGCTCTTTGTAGCTTGGTCCCGAAGTGGGCCAGGTTGACCTCGGTAAATTTGTTCAGAATccaatgaacgattttttggggaccatggtttttttgggggaccatggttttattttgggtaaaggtattagaagtaattctaggtcaccccatatctagttatttatttaatacctaatctaccctcttaattaattttaggttatgattagtgaatgattagttaaaaataattagtgagattaaattaaaagatgggtttattattagttgagtagaattattgagagagtagagttaaagaagatgaaggagaaaaacatgaaaaataaatttttttccaaCTCACTAAGTTTGAATattcaaattatgaaaactcatctgattcttcatctccatcatctcctaaaatatttgttaatcttcaaaatgatccggatttgaactggattttgaacagttcggttattttatatgaagaacaagtaacctaagtcatctgaagttgtagttcggttgccccgtgagatgaacaagtaacctaacagctaaccaaccgaactctgagttcggtttttgcgataaaattgtgaagttaccgaacttaacaaacaaacaaaaatgtgaagttccagcatctattggctaagttcggttactttgtagttttaaaattttttgcgaacaaaacaaactctattggctaagttcggttattttggaactcaacatagtggccacaacaacacaattCGGTTagtctggattttttttttcggttctaaggttggagttcggttactttgtaattttaaatttttttgcgaaacaactgaACAGAGaattcggtgacttagttttaaatccaatagaaccgaactgttcttcgtgttcttcattttcaagaagttgggttagtaaactagggttttttggaaaatcgacctaaccgaacatggctctgtaactcctattaaaaccttgttttgatgatttcaattcgattgaatcaatcaaaatcaaattaaagcgaagggtttgttggaaaatacctccggagtggtcccatggcagaattaGGTTGCGggtggcgtcttttatactcgataaaattattatgtaaccgaacttaattgtgattgcattgatgttgttacatttcttaaataggcggtgatgatggtggtgggaggaggtggtggtaatcggtggttggtggtgggaggaggtggtggtggttatatatatataggtggttattatgttggttttaaattaaattaggttaagggtaggttagtcatttcaacgttttaggacaccccttatcattatagggaaggtggcctaataaaaccatggtcccctctaaaaaaccatggtccctaaaaaatcattcaatcCAAAGGAGATAGATTTTGATGTGCGTTTGGGTATCACAAGGAGAAATATTTCTGCTTCTCCGGATGTAAAAGTCAAGAACAAAGTTACTTTGCTTCACAAAAACTTAATTTTTCAATTTCTAGAAATTATTTTGAAACTTACTAAAACTGAATCTTGCTTTTTGATTTCTAAAAGTTGAAACCTAACTTTTAGGTGTGCATTCCAATGCTGCAAGTAACAGCACTTAagctaaaaaaaatcataataacaCCAAAGTCACTGAGCATGGAACTATTACATTGATTCTTAATTATATATAGATAGGTAACACTGTTAAGCTGGAACCAAGCTAAGGAAGCAATTTGTGTGATTTATAGATCTAATAAGTGTAAAAATAATTAAGTAAAAGAAactaaaacacacacacacacaaatgcAACAGTCGAATCCAGTTGCAAcaaacgcaactacaaagataattgtTGGGTCTGGGTTCAGAATTCTAataaagtttttaagtcgttaacctataatggttttaggaaaaacctaggttaaaggagaatcgactctagtcgcaactagtatcacacaggaggtgtggggattaggtttcccagttgctagagttctcccttatatagtcttcaaatcttggtttgcaataaatgctacctttgtaacaaagcattcaatattcaccgttagatgaaaacctgattatagtcaagctaatatctttcaaccgttagatcaaacttagcttgttatacacaaatgaaatgtgacttgatttagatatgagtaaccgtacctaaacgtgtacgcatagttggctcaacaatagttaaccgaagttagccatatgaacactttcatattaaccttgtttatcttaatcacaactagttcaaatgaaactagttatggagttgttcaattttttatattctcatagaagtatacaacacacaattgaagcataatcgattttgattcacttgaatcaattcatgaacattatagccacggtttgcaaaatattgcattccttattaataaatgtaactattcatga
This is a stretch of genomic DNA from Papaver somniferum cultivar HN1 chromosome 1, ASM357369v1, whole genome shotgun sequence. It encodes these proteins:
- the LOC113272974 gene encoding putative F-box protein At4g38870; translation: MDTAANHVNLETGMGNPFFCLKRKLNEDHVRTDQRMKGSDDGFNPCDIGEQLIVSEILSRLRVKPLMRLKCVCKRWQFLIEQDEYLIHQHLARSKTRPRLLISGHDRVGLEGITNQILLTAELLVEGRDRAISAVSVDAIVMEEDWSNKLILGPVNGMIGLLDEIDAELRILNVSTQEITHSIQSTPLSKLNVENSSIVWSKRFPVNYELGFCPATKVHKAICIWSISSTDNIPVSNVFCEVLTVGDNKWRKIDEVPQYDVGIRGASVYVNGVIYFRTEMLMKETHETDINGPKFIVAFDVDTEKFRSVIIPSSILNQRQNCTDNIGLTELDGRLALLFSMNSNSVKLALLDDYHNWTEVIVELPSYLSGSEWQLQFIPVLGTEEIIICKTLWNGVLDDDSLHCFNWKNKSFRKIEISGDMLSNFLEHSKVKLYVESLFPVKRQSKP